The Erigeron canadensis isolate Cc75 chromosome 4, C_canadensis_v1, whole genome shotgun sequence genome window below encodes:
- the LOC122596239 gene encoding uncharacterized protein LOC122596239: MERKPQSFFSALKEEVIRGLSPVRSRSKSPGRSQSPMSALLRRRPKQLTTGDQRSGSLTGETLAPLYEGPDQDGLSELGESKRVGSGIGNWMKGQLSRTPSMTSTMAYKHRSDLRLLLGVMGAPLAPVHVSSADPLPHLCIKDTPIETSSAQYILQQYTAASGGQKLQNSIKNAYAMGKVKMVASEFETASRVVKNKYAARAADTGGFVLWQMNPDMWYVELAVGGSKVHAGCNGNLVWRHTPWLGAHTAKGPVRPLRRALQGLDPRTTAMMFADAKCVGEKKINGEDCFILKLCADPQTLKARSEGPAEIIRHVLFGYFSQKTGLIIHMEDSHLTRIQTNGGDAVYWETTINSSMDDYRPIEGIMIAHSGHSVVTLFRFGEMAMSHTKTRMEEAWSIEEVAFNVPGLSMDCFIPPADLKSKSFCETSELPEDERVKTSAMGASHRAKVAALV; this comes from the exons atggaAAGAAAACCCCAAAGCTTTTTCTCCGCACTAAAAGAAGAAGTCATACGAGGTCTATCTCCGGTGAGGTCAAGGTCAAAGTCACCGGGAAGAAGCCAATCTCCGATGTCGGCGCTACTCCGGCGGCGACCAAAACAGCTAACTACCGGTGACCAAAGATCAGGTAGCTTGACAGGAGAAACTTTAGCACCATTATACGAAGGCCCAGATCAAGATGGACTGTCGGAACTCGGTGAGTCGAAACGGGTCGGGTCGGGTATTGGAAACTGGATGAAAGGACAGCTGTCTAGGACACCATCAATGACATCAACTATGGCTTATAAACATAGGTCGGATTTAAGGTTGTTACTTGGTGTTATGGGCGCACCTTTAGCACCAGTGCATGTTAGCAGTGCTGATCCTTTGCCACATCTTTGTATCAAGGATACACctatt GAAACATCGTCTGCTCAATACATACTGCAACAATACACAGCCGCATCTGGTGGGCAAAAGCTTCAGAACTCGATTAAGAATGCATACGCAATGGGGAAAGTGAAGATGGTAGCTTCTGAATTTGAAACTGCATCTAGAGTGGTGAAGAATAAGTATGCTGCTAGAGCTGCTGACACAGGTGGGTTTGTTTTATGGCAAATGAATCCCGATATGTGGTATGTCGAGCTCGCTGTTGGTGGTAGCAAGGTTCACGCGGGCTGCAATGGGAATCTGGTTTGGAGACACACGCCTTGGCTCGGTGCACATACTGCTAAGGGCCCTGTTCGCCCATTGCGTCGTGCACTTCAG GGTCTTGATCCTAGAACTACTGCAATGATGTTTGCAGATGCGAAATGTGTAGGCGAGAAGAAAATCAATGGTGAAGATTGCTTTATACTAAAACTATGTGCAGATCCACAAACATTGAAGGCTAGAAGTGAAGGACCAGCTGAAATCATTCGACACGTTCTGTTTGGCTATTTTAGCCAGAAAACAGGACTTATAATTCACATGGAAGATTCCCATCTCACCCGGATTCAAACTAATGGTGGTGATGCTGTTTACTGGGAGACAACAATCAATTCAAGTATGGATGATTATAGGCCCATTGAAGGCATAATGATTGCCCATTCGGGTCATTCAGTGGTGACCCTTTTCAGGTTTGGTGAAATGGCAATGAGTCATACCAAGACTAGAATGGAAGAAGCATGGTCCATTGAAGAAGTTGCTTTCAACGTTCCGGGCTTGTCAATGGACTGTTTTATCCCTCCGGCcgatttaaaatcaaaatctttCTGTGAAACCTCTGAACTTCCAGAGGACGAAAGAGTAAAAACATCCGCCATGGGTGCTAGTCATCGAGCAAAGGTTGCAGCTTTGGTTTAG